GTTCTTTTGTTTCTGGATATTGCCAGGGTGTTCACCCGTTCGGAGCTGGGTGCTGTTCACCGTGTCCGCCAGGAGGGTGAAGTCGGTACAATGGGGGTAGATGATGAGTGAGCGAAGCGGAAAGGGACTTCGTGTGCTGGTGGTGGACGATTCAGCCCTTTCCCGGAAGATGTTTTGCACTATTCTTGAAAGTGATCCGGGGATTCTTCATGTGGAGACCGCAGCGGATCCCTATGGGGCCGTAGAGAAAATCCGGAGAGAAGTCCCGGATGTTATTCTGCTGGATGTGGAGATGCCCCGCATGGACGGGCTGAAATTTTTGAAAAGGATTATGGCTCAGCACCCTCTTCCTGTGGTTGTGTGTTCCGCCCTGACCCGGGGTAAAGGAGATGCCATAGCTAAAGAAGCTATGGCTCTCGGAGCTGTAGATATTATTGCCAAACCCACAATAGAAGACCGGGCGGCCATGGATGAGGCATCCAGAAAAATTCTGGATGCCATCTATGCTGCCGCCGGAGTACGGAGGGATCCCATGGCATACATTGACAAAAAGGAAACTTCCTTTTAAGGACTGTTGCAGTTTTTCCGGGTCGTCGCCCTCTTCTCAGGATAGGGGCGGCTGTTTTTTTGATTCCGCTGCAATTGGAGAGTAAAGGATGCTGCCATGGAAATAGCTGTACCGGATTTTATCCGCGCCATTGCCCCCTATGTTCCGGGTAAACCCATTGAGGAACTGGAGCGCGAGCTTGGGCTTTCCAGGGTTGTGAAGCTGGCTTCCAATGAAAATCCTCTGGGGCCGTCACCCATGGCAGTACAGGCCATGCAGAAAGCCATGGTAAAACTGCACCGCTATCCTGACGGTTCGGCTTATTATCTGACGGAAGCCCTGGCAACCCATATGCAGGTTGCTCCGGAGTGCCTTGTGCTGGGGAATGGTTCCGATGACGTGATTGCCATGGCCGTACGGGCCTTTATGCGGACCGGGGAAAAGGCTGTCATGCCCCATCCCGCTTTTCTTATGTACGATATTCTGGTGAAGACCGTAGGAGGTATTTCCGTTCCCGTTCCCCTTCAGGGGATGGATCTCGATCTGGATGGCATGGTCGCTGCCGTGGAAGATGAGACCCGTATGGTTTTTGTCACCAATCCCAATAATCCCACGGGCCGTTTTATCCCCCTTGATCGGATGGTGGCCTTTCTGGATGCCATTCCTTCATCGGTTCTTGTGCTTCTGGATGAAGCCTATATTGAGTTTGTGAATGACGGTGACCGGTATTCCGGTGTTTCCCTGCTGACGACCTATCCCAACCTTGTTGTCCTGAGAACTTTTTCCAAGGCTTATGGCCTTGCGGGTATCCGGGTTGGATACGGAGTGATGGCCAAAGAGGTGGCACTGTGGCTGCACAGGGTTCGTCAACCATTTAATGTTAATCTGCTGGCACAGGCCGGGGCCCTTGCCGCTCTTGAAGATGACGGGTTTTTGCAGGAAACCCGAAAGCTTGTGTCCGATGGAATAAGGTGGCTTTCAGAACAATTGGAAGCCATGGGGCTGATTACCCACCCGAGTGAGGCGAACTTTTTTCTGGTAGATGTAAAAAGAGAAGGGAAAAAGGTGTTTGAAGCCATGCTGGCAAAGGGGATTATTGTGCGGTCCATGCATGGCTATGGGTTTCCACGCTGTATCCGGATTACGGCAGGTCTGCCGGAAGAGAATCGTATGCTGATGGATGCCCTCAGGGAAGTCCTTTGTGAGATTCCAGAAGACTGAATCTCTTGTCAGCAGTCATTACGGCCATTTTATTACCTTATGGAAGTCTGTTTTGTATATGAAATCTCTGGTGATTACCATCGATGGACCTGCGGGTGCAGGGAAAACTACCATTAGTCGCCAATTGGCGGACCGTATGGGATACCGCTATGTGGACACGGGAGCCCTGTACAGGGGAGTGGCACTTTGTGCTTCTCGGGCAGGGGTGGACAGAGGCAATGAGCAGGAGCTGAACACGTTTCTGGAAGGCCTGAATCTTTCCCTGGTTCGGGGTGGAGACGGCTGCCTCAGGCTTTATGCCGGTGAACAGGATATCACGGCAGAAATCAGAACGCCTGCCATATCCATGGCTGCATCCGCTGTTGCTGCATTGCCTGCGGTGAGAAGTTGGCTGTTGGGTGTGCAAAGGAGGCTTGGGGCAGAGAAGGGCGTGGTTTTTGAGGGAAGGGACATGGGATCTGTCGTTTTTCCCGAAGCGGATGTGAAATTTTTTCTTACCGCTGAT
This genomic interval from Desulfobotulus pelophilus contains the following:
- a CDS encoding response regulator, whose product is MMSERSGKGLRVLVVDDSALSRKMFCTILESDPGILHVETAADPYGAVEKIRREVPDVILLDVEMPRMDGLKFLKRIMAQHPLPVVVCSALTRGKGDAIAKEAMALGAVDIIAKPTIEDRAAMDEASRKILDAIYAAAGVRRDPMAYIDKKETSF
- the hisC gene encoding histidinol-phosphate transaminase is translated as MEIAVPDFIRAIAPYVPGKPIEELERELGLSRVVKLASNENPLGPSPMAVQAMQKAMVKLHRYPDGSAYYLTEALATHMQVAPECLVLGNGSDDVIAMAVRAFMRTGEKAVMPHPAFLMYDILVKTVGGISVPVPLQGMDLDLDGMVAAVEDETRMVFVTNPNNPTGRFIPLDRMVAFLDAIPSSVLVLLDEAYIEFVNDGDRYSGVSLLTTYPNLVVLRTFSKAYGLAGIRVGYGVMAKEVALWLHRVRQPFNVNLLAQAGALAALEDDGFLQETRKLVSDGIRWLSEQLEAMGLITHPSEANFFLVDVKREGKKVFEAMLAKGIIVRSMHGYGFPRCIRITAGLPEENRMLMDALREVLCEIPED
- the cmk gene encoding (d)CMP kinase gives rise to the protein MKSLVITIDGPAGAGKTTISRQLADRMGYRYVDTGALYRGVALCASRAGVDRGNEQELNTFLEGLNLSLVRGGDGCLRLYAGEQDITAEIRTPAISMAASAVAALPAVRSWLLGVQRRLGAEKGVVFEGRDMGSVVFPEADVKFFLTADLRVRAERRYEELPPDSSQKLEDVLMDMQRRDAQDSGRDLAPLVASKDATIIDASALTIDEVLVQMMDCIREKSGQERK